In the Halorubrum ruber genome, GCGAGCCGGTCCGGGCGGTCGAGCGCGCCTACGCGGAGCGGGGCGTCGAGCCGGGCGCGTACGATCCCGAGGAACACGGCGAGTTCGACGCGGGTGCGGCGGCGACCTCGCTCGACGAGTTCGGCGGCGGCGACTCGGGCGACGAGGGAACGGCGCCGAGCGGCGACGGTGCCGAGGAGGAGACGGGAGCGGCGGCGGACGAGGAGCCCGCACCCGTCCCGCTCAACGCCGCGGAGGGGTTCGTCAGGCAGGTGATCGGCTGGCGGGAGTTCGTGCGCCACGTGTACCGCGAGGCGATGCCGGAGCTGGCCGACGCGAATCAGTTGGAGCAGTCGCGGGAGCTCCCGCCTGCCTACTGGGACGGCGACACCGACATGCGGTGTCTCTCCGAGGCGGTCGGCCACGTCCGCGAGTTCGGCTACGCCCACCACATCGAGCGGCTGATGGTGCTGTCGAACTTCGCGCTCGTCTACGGCGCCGACCCCGCGGAACTGAACGAGTGGTTCCACCTCGGGTTCGTCGACGCGTACCACTGGGTGACGACGCCGAACGTCGTCGCGATGGGGTCGTTCGGCACGGACGTGCTCTCCTCGAAGCCGTACGCCTCCTCGGGGAGCTACGTCAACCGGATGAGCGACCACTGCGCGGACTGCCGGTACGCCGTCTCGCGGACCACGGGTGAGGGCGCCTGCCCGTTCAACGCGCTCTACTGGGACTTCTTAAAAGAGAACGAGGAGACGCTGCGCGGCACCGGGCGGATGGGGCTGATGTACTCGCACGTCGACGGGAAAGACGACGCGGAGTGGGAGTCGATCCGCGAGCGCGCGGATCAGGTTCGCGAGCTGGCGGCCGACGGGGAGTTGTAGTCTGCTACTCGCCGCTCGCGAGCCGACGCAGCCGCGGGAGCGCCTGCTCGTAGCCGAGCGCGACGACGCCGACGTACAGCGCGAGCAGCCCCATCCCGACGGCCCAGGCGCCGAGAACGAGCTCACCGCCCGATACCGCCGAGAGCCCGAAGCGTTCGAGGACGACGCCGACCGCGGCGGCCGCGCCGGCACCGAGGGTGACGGCGAGGAGTTCGACGAGTTCGACCGCGACGGCAGGTACTTCGACCATACCCGAGGGGGACGGCCGGTGATTATGAGTCTTTCGAGAGAACGGTGAACGCCGAGCGGGCGTCGACGACGGCCGAGGCGCTCGGGTCGAGCTCGCGGACTACTTCAGCCCGAACGAGCGCATGGCGGTGTCGACGAGCCCCTTCGCGATCAGGGCGAGGCCGGCGATGAGGAGCAGTACGGCGCCGGCGATGACGGGATCGCGGACGGCGATGATGCCGACCGCGACGAAGACGACGAGAACCCCGGCGATGCCTTCGAGACCCAGAGTGTCGCGCATGTCGTCGGGTGGTTCTCGGTCGTGCTTAAAAGGAGATGATTTCGCAGCGGAGAGCGGCCCTTTTATTTCCGGGAGCGCGTATCACCGCGTACGCATGAGCAACGGAGACGGAGACGGTCGGAACGACCTCCGGATGCCCGACGACGACGAGGTGTTCGCGGAGGTCGTCGAGATGCTCGGCGCGAACCGCGTCAAGGTGCGCTGTGCGGACGGGAAACAGCGAACCGCACGCATCCCCGGCCGGATGCAAAAGCGGGTGTGGATCCGCGAAGACGACATCGTCCTCGTCGAGCCGTGGGACTGGCAGGACGAAAAGGCCGACATCTCGTGGCGCTACGAGAAGAGCGAGGCGGAACAGCTCCGCGAGGAAGGCCACTTACAGTGAGTCAGCGAGCGCGGATCGGCAGTTAACACCGCCGGATCCTCAGCCGATCATTTATAAATAGCTGAGCCCAGAACGACATCGGACGCCTCCAAAGCCCCAGCCGCTCGCTTATAAATAACCGATCGTGGATCGGCGGCGAACTCCTCCAAAGCCCCAGCCGCTCGCTTATAAATAACCGATCGTGGATCGGCGGCGAACTCCTCCAAAGCCCCAGCCGCGAGGCCGCAGTACGCTCGTTGTGCTCCTCGGTCGCTCACTACGTTCGCTCCCTGCGGTGCTTACGTCGCCTACTGCGGCCTCGCGGCTGCCCCTTTGAGTCCCGCCCCGCACGGCACCGCCCCGCACCTCACACCTCCCCAGCCTCGTCGCTGGCACCCTCCGCTTCGCTCCGGGAGCCAGCGACTCCCTCGCGCGTGCTCCTCGCGACCGCCGAAGGCGGCCGCTCGCAGGCACGCGCCACCGCGTTTCGCAACGCGTTCGTATCGCCGCCACGCACCGTTCGCGCGGTTTTTAAGTCCGAACGGCGCCCAGTAATGCTATGCTCCGGCTCGCGATGACCACCGACGCGGAGACGTTCGAGCGCGTGCGCGAGCCGCTCGCGGACCGCGACATCGAGGTGGGTCACGTCCGAGCGAAAGAGCGGTCACTCCGGGTGTCGGGCGGGGAGTCGAGCGCGGGCGACACGGGCGACGTCG is a window encoding:
- the eif1A gene encoding translation initiation factor eIF-1A; translated protein: MSNGDGDGRNDLRMPDDDEVFAEVVEMLGANRVKVRCADGKQRTARIPGRMQKRVWIREDDIVLVEPWDWQDEKADISWRYEKSEAEQLREEGHLQ
- a CDS encoding DUF7470 family protein, whose amino-acid sequence is MRDTLGLEGIAGVLVVFVAVGIIAVRDPVIAGAVLLLIAGLALIAKGLVDTAMRSFGLK